One Setaria italica strain Yugu1 chromosome I, Setaria_italica_v2.0, whole genome shotgun sequence DNA window includes the following coding sequences:
- the LOC101770743 gene encoding cyclin-dependent kinase inhibitor 1, giving the protein MGKYMRKCRGAAGEEVAGVEVTQVVGVRTRSRTAAAPAVAGGVAKVAPRRKKAVTPPNVAAGEPGADGDGGSCYIKLRSRTLFMAPPQQQPSAPRAPVPAEAVAAGQGAALVAGLSRCSSTASSVDVGCQDRSLACRSDTAEAGGDHILEISTSNSGNDPGRERRETTPSSRAQGEVSDLESDLADQKNARSSPATTSAPQLITPPADEIREFFAAAEKAQAERFAAKYNFDVVRGVPLDGGRFEWTPVVSI; this is encoded by the exons ATGGGGAAGTACATGAGGAAGTGCAGGGGGGCCGCGGGCGAGGAGGTCGCCGGCGTCGAGGTCACGCAGGTCGTCGGCGTCCGGACGAGGTCGcggaccgccgccgcgccggcggtggccggcggggtcGCGAAGGTCGccccgaggaggaagaaggcggtgACGCCACCGAAcgtggcggcgggggagccTGGCGCTGATGGGGACGGCGGAAGCTGCTACATCAAGCTGCGGAGCCGGACGTTGTTCATGGCGCCGCCTCAACAGCAGCCTTCGGCGCCGAGGGCTCCGGTGCCGGCGGAGGCTGTTGCTGCCGGCCAGGGTGCGGCGCTCGTGGCCGGGCTCTCCCGTTGCTCCAGCACGGCGTCGTCGGTGGACGTCGGGTGCCAGGACAGGAGCCTTGCCTGCCGCTCCGACACTGCGGAG GCTGGCGGGGATCACATCCTGGAGATCTCGACAAGCAACTCGGGGAACGACCCGGGCCGCGAGAG GAGGGAGACGACGCCATCGAGCCGGGCGCAAGGCGAGGTCAGCGATCTGGAGTCGGATCTGGCGGACCAGAAGAACGCccggtcgtcgccggcgacaaCGTCGGCTCCCCAGCTGATCACGCCACCGGCAGACGAGATCAGGGAGTTCTTCGCGGCGGCCGAGAAGGCGCAGGCCGAACGCTTCGCTGCCAA GTACAACTTCGACGTCGTCCGCGGCGTGCCCCTCGACGGCGGCCGGTTCGAGTGGACCCCGGTGGTCAGCATCTGA